A section of the Carya illinoinensis cultivar Pawnee chromosome 12, C.illinoinensisPawnee_v1, whole genome shotgun sequence genome encodes:
- the LOC122288859 gene encoding cinnamoyl-CoA reductase-like SNL6, producing the protein MAPASFQQTSNSTVCVMNASGRLGSTLVQRLLRRGYTIHATVQHHDESQLNRLCCDNTKLKIFRSDPFDYQSIIDALKGCSGLFYAFEPPQDQPAYDEHMVEVEVRAAHNVLEACAQTESIEKVIFTSSATAVVWRDDRKSMASDLDERHWSDVNLCRKFKLWHGLSKTVAEKTAWALAMDRGVNMVSLNAGLLMGGPDLSITHPYLKGAAEMYEDGVFVTVDLDFLVDAHICVFENISSHGRYLCFNHVINRHEDGLKLVQMLAYPTTPPALPQGHEQVMRIIQQRISNKKLNQLMVDFECRSQLVD; encoded by the exons ATGGCGCCAGCTTCTTTCCAGCAGACGTCAAACAGTACAGTTTGCGTTATGAACGCCTCAGGGCGCCTGGGCTCTACCCTGGTCCAGCGCCTTCTCCGGAGAGGCTATACTATCCACGCTACGGTTCAACACCATG ATGAATCGCAGTTGAATAGGCTTTGTTGTGATAACACGAAGCTGAAGATTTTCCGTTCGGATCCTTTCGACTATCAGAGCATAATCGATGCTTTGAAAGGCTGCTCTGGCTTGTTCTACGCGTTTGAGCCGCCACAAGACCAACCTGCGTATgat GAACATATGGTGGAAGTGGAGGTAAGGGCAGCACACAATGTGCTGGAAGCTTGTGCACAGACGGAATCGATTGAGAAAGTGATTTTCACGTCCTCCGCGACGGCAGTCGTTTGGAGAGACGATCGTAAATCCATGGCATCTGATCTAGACGAGAGACATTGGAGTGACGTCAATTTGTGTCGTAAATTCAAG TTGTGGCACGGACTGTCAAAAACGGTGGCGGAGAAGACAGCATGGGCCTTGGCAATGGACAGAGGAGTGAATATGGTATCCCTCAATGCTGGGTTGCTGATGGGCGGTCCTGATTTGTCCATCACTCACCCGTATTTGAAAGGTGCGGCTGAGATGTATGAAGACGGGGTGTTCGTGACCGTTGATCTTGATTTTTTGGTGGATGCCCACATTTGTGTCTTTGAAAACATCTCGTCCCACGGTCGGTATTTATGCTTCAACCATGTCATTAACCGGCATGAAGATGGCCTTAAGCTCGTGCAGATGTTAGCATATCCTACTACTCCTCCTGCGCTACCTCAAGG CCATGAACAAGTTATGAGGATCATCCAACAGAGAATAAGCAACAAGAAGTTGAACCAGCTGATGGTGGATTTTGAGTGTAGATCCCAGCTGGTGGACTGA
- the LOC122288943 gene encoding uncharacterized protein LOC122288943, protein MKTEPQNPQGLVISATETIRSFLSGASKDPHLSPELQQIAFDLTSQCNVPYKSLRALWFASQPYTRPALIQLLSGSEFVFTSPKPREKSEELKARLSRLAELAERNAYQELVKDITPKKDPEPFSSYKDQLGFGLHVVLTMFTGYLVGYAAFRALFNQSPVMNAAGGILGLVGGMLVETLLFIIRASNEDRRPTSSASELKKNQ, encoded by the exons ATGAAGACCGAGCCGCAAAACCCACAGGGGCTCGTGATATCCGCTACCGAAACCATACGATCATTCCTCTCCGGGGCCTCCAAAGATCCGCACCTTTCTCCGGAGCTCCAACAGATTGCCTTTGATCTAACTTCTCAATGCAATGTTCCGTACAAGTCGCTTCGAGCTCTCTGGTTCGCGTCCCAGCCCTACACCCGACCCGCTCTGATCCAACTCTTGTCCGGGTCCGAGTTCGTCTTCACCAGCCCCAAACCTAGAGAGAAG aGTGAAGAATTGAAAGCGAGGCTGAGTAGGCTTGCGGAATTAGCAGAGAGGAACGCGTATCAAGAGCTCGTTAAGGATATTACGCCGAAGAAGGATCCTGAGCCTTTCTCTTCTTACAAGGATCAATTGGGCTTCG GTTTACATGTTGTGCTTACAATGTTTACCGGCTATTTGGTTGGATATGCTGCATTCAGAGCGCTATTTAACCAGAGTCCTGTCATG aATGCTGCTGGAGGCATCCTTGGTTTGGTTGGTGGCATGCTTGTAGAAACACTTCTTTTCATAATCAGAGCTTCCAATGAAGATCGAAGACCTACATCTTCTGCTTCGGAACTAAAGAAGAATCAATAG